A stretch of Eubalaena glacialis isolate mEubGla1 chromosome 10, mEubGla1.1.hap2.+ XY, whole genome shotgun sequence DNA encodes these proteins:
- the LOC133099155 gene encoding LOW QUALITY PROTEIN: heterogeneous nuclear ribonucleoprotein K-like (The sequence of the model RefSeq protein was modified relative to this genomic sequence to represent the inferred CDS: inserted 2 bases in 1 codon; substituted 1 base at 1 genomic stop codon), which yields METEQPEETFLNSETNGKFGKRPAEDMEEEQAFKRSRSTDEMVELCILLQSKNAGAVIGKGGKNIKVLRTDYNASVSVPDSSGPEHILSISADIETIGEILKKIIPTLEEGLQLPSPTATSQLPLESDAVECLNYQHHKGSDFDCELRLLIHQSLAGGIIGVKSAKIKELRENTQTTIKLFQECCPQSTDRVVLIGGKPDRVVECIKIILDLISESPIKGRAQPYDPNFYDETYDYGGFTMMFNNRQXCPVGFPMWGRGGFDRMPPGWSGRPMPPSRRDYDDMSSRXGPPPPPPGRGGWGDSRARNLPLPPPPPPRGGDLMAYDRRGRPGDHYDGMVGFSADETWDSAIDTWSPSEWQMTYEPEGGSGYDYSYAGGHGSYGDLGGPIITTQVTIPKDIVGSMAGSIIGKSGQWIKQVRQESGASIKIDEPLEGSEDQIITIIGTQDQIQNAQYLLQASVKQYADAEGF from the exons ATGGAAACTGAACAGCCAGAGGAAACCTTTCTCAACTCCGAAACCAATGGCAAATTTGGTAAACGCCCTGCTGAAGATATGGAAGAGGAACAAGCTTTTAAAAGATCTAGAAGCACTGATGAGATGGTTGAATTATGCATTCTGCTTCAGAGCAAGAATGCTGGGGCAGTGATtggaaaaggaggcaagaatattaaGGTTCTCCGTACAGACTACAATGCCAGTGTTTCAGTCCCAGACAGCAGTGGCCCCGAGCACATATTGAGTATCAGTGCTGACATTGAAACAATTGGAGAAATTCTGAAGAAAATCATCCCTACCTTAGAAGAGGGCCTGCAGTTGCCATCACCCACTGCAACCAGCCAGCTCCCGCTGGAATCTGATGCTGTGGAATGCTTAAATTACCAACACCATAAAGGAAGCGACTTTGACTGTGAGTTAAGACTGTTGATTCATCAGAGTCTGGCTGGAGGAATTATTGGGGTCAAAAGTGCTAAAATCAAAGAACTTCGAGAGAACACTCAGACAACAATCAAGCTTTTCCAGGAATGTTGTCCTCAATCCACTGACAGAGTCGTTCTTATTGGAGGAAAACCTGATAGGGTTGTAGAGTGCATAAAGATCATCCTTGATCTTATATCAGAGTCTCCCATCAAAGGACGTGCTCAGCCTTATGATCCCAATTTTTACGATGAAACCTATGATTATGGTGGTTTTACAATGATGTTCAACAACCGCCA ATGTCCCGTGGGATTTCCCATGTGGGGAAGAGGTGGTTTTGACAGAATGCCTCCTGGTTGGAGTGGGCGTCCCATGCCTCCATCCAGAAGAGATTATGATGATATGAGCTCTCGTTGAggacctcctccacctcctcctggacGAGGTGGCTGGGGTGATAGCAGAGCTCGgaatcttcctcttcctccaccaccaccacctagaGGAGGAGATCTAATGGCCTATGACAGAAGAGGAAGACCTGGAGACCATTATGATGGCATGGTTGGTTTCAGTGCTGATGAAACCTGGGACTCTGCAATAGATACATGGAGCCCATCAGAGTGGCAGATGACTTATGAACCAGAGGGTGGCTCTGGATATGATTATTCCTATGCAGGGGGTCATGGCTCATATGGTGATCTTGGTGGACCTATTATTACTACACAAGTAACTATTCCCAAAGATATAGTTGGATCTATGGCTGGATCTATTATTGGCAAAAGTGGTCAGTGGATTAAACAAGTCCGTCAGGAGTCAGGAGCTTCGATCAAAATTGATGAGCCTTTAGAAGGGTCCGAAGATCAGATCATTACCATTATAGGAACACAGGACCAGATACAGAATGCACAATATTTGCTGCAGGCTAGTGTGAAGCAGTATGCAGATGCTGAAGGATTCTAA